The Penicillium oxalicum strain HP7-1 chromosome IV, whole genome shotgun sequence genome contains a region encoding:
- a CDS encoding putative serine/threonine-protein phosphatase, whose protein sequence is MSDLDRAIEQLRACRLIPESQVRELCYKARELLIEEGNVVSVDAPVTICGDIHGQFHDLMELFRVGGDVPDTNYLFMGDFVDRGFYSLESFLLLLCLKVRYPDRITLIRGNHESRQITTVYGFYDECIRKYGSANVWRYCCEVFDYLALGAIVLGASSALEPSGTGANDLTQSTIPMDDGELETEVLNSRGEVTMSSYRPRQRAPSDVSTDSREISPPRDISAAPSQTSAPTRTGAPGTGASGDGNGSLTTSRTGAVLCVHGGLSPLIDSVDKIRLIDRKQEVPHEGAMCDLLWSDPDEIEGWGLSPRGAGFLFGGDIVKQFNHMNGLSLIARAHQLVMEGYKEMFDGGIVTVWSAPNYCYRCGNVAAILELGEDTSNGGTIARSNGDYNRSNGLSGPSPVLSPGRRYRVFEAAAQDTRGMPAKKPVADYFL, encoded by the exons ATGAGCGACCTAGACCG GGCGATCGAGCAGCTGCGGGCCTGCCGCCTGATCCCCGAATCTCAGGTTCGCGAACTCTGCTACAAGGCGCGTGAGCTCTTGATCGAAGAGGGCAATGTCGTCTCCGTCGATGCGCCGGTCACCATTTGCGGCGACATTCATGGCCAATTTCATGACCTCATGGAACTGTTCCGCGTCGGCGGCGATGTGCCCGACACCAATTATCTATTCATGGGCGACTTTGTCGATCGCGGATTCTACTCCCTGGaatcctttctcctcctcctctgcttGAAAGTCCGCTATCCAGATCGCATTACCCTCATCCGCGGAAATCACGAGTCGCGTCAAATCACTACCGTATATGGGTTCTATGACGAGTGCATTCGGAAATACGGAAGCGCCAATGTCTGGCGATACTGTTGTGAAGTCTTCGATTATCTCGCACTCGGCGCGATCGTTCTCGGCGCTAGCTCAGCACTGGAACCCAGTGGGACTGGCGCAAACGACTTGACACAGTCGACGATACCCATGGACGATGGGGAGCTGGAAACCGAGGTTTTGAATTCTCGTGGAGAAGTCACAATGAGCTCCTATCGTCCGCGACAGCGAGCGCCCTCAGACGTCTCTACCGACTCCCGAGAAATCTCACCTCCCCGTGACATATCCGCTGCACCATCGCAGACGAGTGCGCCCACCCGGACGGGTGCTCCGGGGACGGGCGCTAGCGGAGACGGCAACGGCAGCTTGACAACCAGTCGCACCGGCGCCGTGCTCTGCGTCCATGGTGGCCTCTCACCTTTGATTGACTCGGTGGACAAGATTCGATTAATTGATCGGAAACAAGAAGTGCCTCACGAGGGTGCCATGTGCGATCTTCTTTGGTCGGATCCCGACGAGATTGAGGGTTGGGGACTGAGCCCGCGCGGTGCCGGTTTCCTGTTCGGTGGAGACATCGTCAAACAGTTCAACCATATGAATGGACTGTCATTGATTGCAAGAGCTCATCAACTTGTGATGGAGGGCTACAAAGAGATGTTCGACGGCGGCATTGTCACGGTGTGGTCCGCGCCTAATTACTGTTATCGATGCGGGAATGTGGCTGCGATCCTGGAACTAGGCGAAGATACAAGCAATGGCGGTACCATCGCGCGCAGCAACGGCGACTATAATCGAAGCAACGGTCTTTCGGGTCCAAGTCCGGTCTTAAGCCCCGGAAGAAGATACCGTGTCTTCGAGGCGGCAGCACAAGACACTAGGGGTATGCCTGCGAAAAAGCCCGTCGCCGACTATTTCCTG TGA